TTACATTCTTTTCTATATACATGTAACTTTAAATTATCAACTAGTCTTTATATAATGATGATAAAACATACTcgtattataaattaatttctaACTATACGAAATACTAATAATACCTTTAATTTGGTGTTCTTAATTTCTTATGGATCTTGGAAGGGCCATAGCCTAGAGTCGTTAAAATTTTGAAGGCCTAGTACGTACAAGTATTAGAATGAAACTTTAAAACTATAGTTAATTAATTGACTCAAACTCAAAGATAGTCACTTAAAATTGTATAGAGTCTAACTTAAATTTCAATGATCCAACTCAAATTTTCTTATAAATGTTAGTTctaactattattttttttattattacaatactttcacaatatcatcaaatagtttaaatctttttaaaaaaatgatagttGCTTGAGTTAGTTAGGGTGGTCATTTTGCATGATGAAGTAGAAGCCAATATATGGGACCATTGAGATTAAGAATGAAGctgtattattattacataattTATAACCAAATTGCAGCTCCTCAACTAACATACTTTGTTGAATGGTTGCAAATTGTGTGATATCCCCTCTTATCTCCCTCTCATATTAACAGATTTGCCATTCACTCTTCTCTCcctttaattttgaaaataatatttCAACTTCCAACTCTTCAAATTAAATTTTACATTTTAGTTTGATACATCTCAAACAAACTTTTCAATTAACTGATTAAGACACTTTTGAGTCTATGTGCTCTTTAGATATATCGACTCTTAAGGACCAGTCCCTAACATATGCAAATCTTCCAAATGAGCCTTAATtaatttaaggaaaatgattaataacctaactcatatgcctaaaaatcaacttaaaaccttaagaatttgacatgtggattccactaattctctttcctaatcttgtcccctgattttttcacatgttatcatcttagcattaggcatatctttaaaCACACCAATTAAgtagatttatcattatccttaatTTAAACTTGACTTCGATCggtagaaaaataaaatgaacaaaCTTAAACAAGGCATATGGGCATATGGCCGgctttcctttttaaaaaaaaaaaattacacccttttaaacaaacataggATTTTGCTAAAGTGAGCCCTAAAGGCTTTTGTTAAGAtgaattaattagttgtatacttaccataaaattcaggagtgagtttttaatatggaaatgtataatctttttatgcacattaagtgaagccctaaaggctttgtttagcattttctGTTATGCGGATAAAAAACTTTTTCCTTTCCTAATTCTGAATTGATAATAATCTATCCACTAatataacttaaataaaattgaaaacttttaaTCGACAAATGATGTTTTTGTGTTGTTTTAGTTGTCAATTAGTCATAAATTCATTGCTAACAATATGCATATGTAATTGCTGTGTATATAACAATCCGTATATTATACGCGTATTAACACTAATCTATATAAGGAAAAGTGAATGTAAGTCTGTTcggcatctaagcttaggtgtggaacctatcacatacaaaatttttaatatttcttgattaatgaataaatgcttagacccccatgaattttatggattaaaaaaataatatgtggatgttccacacctaagcttaggtatctaacagccttatattcttaTCCCCATAAATATactataatatatacaaaattccTCCAAATGAGCCTTAAATCTATAACACACTTTAAGTCCCTTGTTACAAAATATCGAATACTAattaggggtttgctaaatacaaccattagggctgtgtttaaggtgcataaattgtttgtatatttaccattaAAATCAGGGgacagacttttaatatggaagattcaagtttttttatgcacgttaaatacaacccttattTAGTATTTCACTACTGATTAACAAAGTGAATTGATTGACTACTAGTAATTAATAATCCATCATTAGAGACACTAATATGGGATTCAAGTTAGGAGAATTcataaatgattaattttctttcttgtcATTCCTTTTGATATTACTTTCTTTTAACCACAAATTTTGACtttacaatattatttttttatatacctgaatttaaaatattaattttaaaaaaatccaattATTTCTAGGAAAAACTCATGTCTTCAATTCAGATAACATTTTGTTTACACGCGGATTCAAACTCAAGATTTGAAGTATTAAATCTCCTTGAAGTATTAAATCTCCTTAAATATTAATCCATGTATTGCCAATGGGTTGATAGCCCAGCGACATCCCAGACCTCTAATGAAGGCTTTTTTCTTGAACAACCAGGGTTTGAATCTAAGGGGACACAGGTTTTACCCCAAATGTCATTCAATGGCGTAGATGTCGTGCCGTTTGGCGATATATCTGGGGTTTTCCCTGTAAACTACCGCGATGGCATCCTGTCCGGTGAATATAGAGACCACGTATGGGATGAACAGActctgacaaaaaaaaaaaaaaaacgaacgttcaaaaaaaaatcaaaaaaaaaatccatgtaTTGATggtttcttttatattattattagccTCTTTGTATCATAAGTTCATAACCATTTCTTCATGTTCTTAAACTAAGAGGGGAGGGAGTGGTTGCGGTAAAAGGCTTCCCCGATGGCGGCCCTGCACGGGTACACCACCGCCGGTGGTTTGCCGAGGGAGAGAGAAAGTGAAAATCGGTGTTGTTCACCGATGggggaagaaagaaagagagaagggaggaagagaaagagagagttGATTGATTGGTTGGTCAAAAACGTGAGGGCCCCACTGACCGTTGTaatttattggaaaaaaaaaagcttggATAAAAAAATggcatgtatatatgtatattaaagaagaagacGACCACCCAGatgagtgttttttttatataattattatagatatttaCGTTTTTAGCCCTTGTAGtcttatattttacaaaatttaaagctatatttatatttgtgttggTTACATTTCAGCCCTTgtagttttattttactttattattaattatctttttatttatatatatatgtttgattttatatagttttttaaataatatagtattaaaaatatatgaaaaataaatgaaatggtattaaaataaataaaaaaagaaatgatgaggtggagatTGGGGAAAGTGTCGCGGGAAAGATTGAGAAAAATTGAGGTGAAAAGTTTTGATTGGTTAGTGATAGGGGAAAATGGGTGACCACTTCCTCCCCTAAATAGTATCACATAGTGCTTGTGTATTAAGTGTACGATAGATCAACTTGGTATATATTCTTCGTCTTCTTGATGGTACAATAACTAACAAGTGACATAAAAAGAAGTACTCGTACTTATCCTTTTCACGCGGCAGAAAATTGATGTACATTTTCCTCACTCTATGCCTATCTTTTTGGCTATAAAATCATAACAATTTACACTTGTACCAATAATAACCACATCAAAACGGCAAAACGCCCAAATGTACAAATTTTACCAATATTTTAACACATGCATGTATCAATGTATATTTTATTGCTATCAGTCTATCaaaataacaatcaaaataacaatgTTCGAAGGTTTTGGTACAAAAAACGTCAAAACTAATTTGTCATTAGATGACACATAATCATATATACACTGATCACACCCGACTATAATCCATAAAATTTCACAAccaatttttttctaaataatacgaatatatatatacataccaaACTGGCCGACCAAATGGTtaattaaatttcatatatcctcaaaaataaaaataaaaagtcataGGTTAGAGTTCTTTCTGGGTAAATATTTTATGATGTATGAAAAATTGTTGAAATTTGTCAGGAGAAATTAAAAGTTATGTTTAGTAAAGAAAACTTGCTACCACCAACTAACTTTGATCGAGAAAAATCTTATTTGTTTATCTGCTCtactaaataaagaaaaatgataaatctactttacatatctttttaggCCTCTGTCAACCGTCGACACCTTTCTTGCTCTTCCTCATTGTCACATcagcttttctctctcctaaaacGCATCTTCCTCACTCACTACCAACCTCACCTCTTCCTCAACTCTTACtcaaatttacttttatataaaaataaatcatttcacattacattaataacaaaaaataatgtaaatatatgaaacttttaaaaaacaatatttttgaataaaatttgaaaaacaaaaccaaatgaagaaaaataagaaagttgaaagttgCAAGGACCTCACATGAAAaccactaaaaataaaaaggaccaaaaataaaaaaacttgtctTTCCCAATCTCCATTTTTGGAGAacctacaaatatatatatacaaaaactgatatacttgtatatatgtatgaaacaaaaaaaagaaaaagatcaaaCGCAGGCCCCACCTCCTTCCTTTTTCCCCGTCGTCCGAATTCCACCTATCGAAGGGGAGCCATCGACGACCTCCACGAAGCTGCGCTGCCAACGGCTTCCTCGTCGACACAACCCACGAACAGGCCATCGACGGGCCGTTGGCTGAGGCCTTAATAACCTCTTTAAACTACAACTTTACGACACATATAATCTACTAATAATTTCCTTTcatcattttgatttatttattttgatatgtATAGTGATCTTGTTGATGCAACTATAATTAGAAATATATTGATGGTTAAtcatataaaaatacaataagttatattttacccttttgttagctttatttatttaattatgtaattataaaataaaaaatggtaaGTTAGATGTGTGCAACTATAAAATAGTTCAATCTATTATAGAAAAACTTTTTTTGTCATGTGACGAGTGGTTTTAAAACCATCTCCTTTTTTAGTAATTCGGACATGTTTATTTTGATGTCGTTAGGCGTCTAAGATTTTATTATTCTGTCGAGTTTCCTAaatattgtaattgtatttgtaACTTGTTTGACGTCCAGTGATTCGCTAGATGTCatttcattttaatatatatagctaatatatatagccgttcttaaaaaataaataacatagttcaatatattaaattttatgtaaaaacaATAACATGGAGTAAAATAGCAACATAACGTGAATTTGGTTGAATGATACTAATTTCGTGGATTAGTtattaacaataaaattattgtttaaaGAATTCGAGCTTAATTTCagatttttaacataaatctaaATATGATTTTAATGAACTGATTAGTAAGGAAATTAAGGAAAGGAGGGCGATGAAGGAAGAAGTGGGTACAAAATCAGGTCATCAAATGATATCAAATAAACAGTATGCCAGGTGGTGAGCCCCACCATAATCCCTGCTAACAGATTTTCATTCTCCTTTTCCCAACTGAAATTTGTTACgtgtattttattttcatttttttgggCTCAGACCGACCATGTTAAACATTTGGagaattctctcaagttaatATCAATTTGAGGGGTAAATTTGAAAGGATCATAACCATTAGATTGAAATCAATGGTCAAAATTCATTATTCATCTTTGAATCTCAATCATTGATTTTGATCCAATGGTCAATATCTTTGCAACTTTACACATCAAGTTATGATAACTTGAAAGAATCTCTACCCAAAACCCCTTCAAAAAATTTAACTTTTCATGTTAATTAGAAACTAGGATTGTtacctgcgcgttgcggcgggaTAACGATGTTTTAAGGAAACGTATCAACGAAAAAAGAGAAATTAAAGAGTAATATTATACTGAGTCAAAAAGCAGATATTAGATTATATCAAAAGGCATCATACTACCAATTAAATGCAATGTTAGATACAACTATGTTTTCTCATAAGCCGTCTGAAATTTTAATAAGGGTTGAACCTTTGTGCGGAGTTACTACTTCGTTAAAAGATATCCTGAACAACGTAGCATGACATGATTTTTATGTTGGAGTCAAAATATTGCATCCGTTTTGACATCACAATAGCGTTAACTGCAGCTCCCTGTAACATATTTTAATATCATAATGATAATGTCATTAGAAGTTTAGAGCATGTAAAAGGAAAAAGGATTCCTATTCAGGCAACTAATTATTCACATGCTGTTGTGTAACAAAATGACTCATTGAAGTATATACTCTGTAcataaatactatatatattgaaatatgaaaaacatataaagaGAAAACTTGCAATTTTATTGAAAGTAGTTGCCAAATCCAGCATCTCATAGTCGTTTCATCCTTTCCTtccacaacaaaaaaaaaagtaaaaacaatagtaaaaatacaaaatcaattagTTAACTTGTTATAAAATTGTGTACGCATACGTATTATAATTAGAATagagaaaagtaaaaaaaagaagTGGATATAAATATAGGTATACCATAAGAAGGTGCAACATAAAATTGGTGAGACAGATACATAGATGAATGTAAGAGTaagttttagaagataaagaaatTAGATTGTGAGGCAGATAGATACATGATGAGGCGGTTTATTTCATATGCAAAAGCGATTTATATCTGCTGCATAAAGATTTATACAAAGTTACTGTTGAATGAACAGTAACATGTGAGAAGAGTAAAATGAGAGAGGGGGTAACAATTGAAAAGGACACGTCAAGTACTCAAATGAATGAAACACGTGGCTAGCAATATTATGAAGCTGTGTGTCATGCAGTAAGTATTTGTACGTGAAGCTTAAGCAAGAGTAATAATTAGGAACAATAAAATTGCCTCACAAAGCAAACTtgcaaattaaaatatatataatgggaaATACTCGTAACATAGAGTAAGAGAAAATGCTCCTtatattgattttttgtttatgataatCATCCCATTgtgtaaattaataactaaatatgCATGGAGGCATGGAGCGCACTAGCGAAAATAAGATTGAAATTATAACATAATGTAACAATAacgattttttaaatataatttgtagtgtttttaatagtaaaaataaatgaaattgtGGTTTATAAATATACTGAAACCTCATATTCAAACAATTGGTAGAGAAAAACAATTAACACGAATTTAATGTAAATGATGTTTGGATCCTGGGAGACCAGAGTTTGAGTCTAAACATGCGAGGTTTTACCTCCAATTTAATGTCGAGCCTTCTGTAACGGTTAAATTGGCGGGTTTTTTCTCCCCTGTGGTCTctgacttcgtggatcggtcgctaATGACTGCCTGCCCGAATAGATGTAACGGCTAGCCGTCGCGTGACacgaatgttaaaaaaaatgaattaacgCAAAACTTGTCTCAAAATAACAACATTAAAATTGTTCTTAcaatccaaaaaataaaatgtatctATCGGACTCAAAATAACAAACTTTTTTGTGATGATATATGAAATgttaatttttgtttgtgttttgatAATATCGGtcttattattataatctatacttctatactattatatataaagattatacacttttgttgaaaagttaaaaaaaagagagatgcaaaatgaccattatacccttaatgaattaacttacaccATTGgttccttatcttttaaaatatcccaATACCCCTTTagatcaattacctttacatcaattacatttacatcaacctacaccactcgacaccgccaccaccaccatcaccaatagTCGCGCCATCATCACCTGTTGCTGACACCACCAATcactgccgcattgcgcggttACCGTGCTAATAAAATTTAAGGGTGAACAAAAATACAAATCTTCTTATAAGTTATCGACAATTAGACTAATCctgttttgttttcatttactGACGTTTAAAACTTATTACAAAACGACACCCATCATATACccaattcttttattcttttgacCTTTAACTAAACTTGGTAAACAAGTTATTACTACAATACAAAGCCCCTTTAACCATGGTGATATTAATACTACTAAAATTGATAAACTTATCACAAAGGTATAAATTATATAGCATATTATACAGCTGTTTAATATACTGTTATGATAAATTTATCAGTTTATGTGGTACGAAAATCACTACCTTAATCATATTGCTAGAACCCCCTTGCATTATCATAGTACtctgttattttttttgtttattttttgaacaaaaatatcAACCAATTGGTATCACAATTGTAGTACTTAAACACAAATATGGAGCCAATTGTatcaaaacatatacatacaaaaactttgtatctatatatgtacacATTCCTCATTTCCATTCCCCTCCTTCCAACCTGCTTCCTTCTCCCTCTTCTCTTCTCTGTCTAATTtccatcataaaaaaaaaaatgcttgaCAATTCTTCATCAGATATATTTGATTCAACTATTTCCTttgatcaacaacaacaacaacaattcctTATCAATAATCATCATGAAAACACCTCTTTTAACAACACCCATTTTCCAAATTTCATTAACATGGAACCACAGCAACAATTCCCacttcataataataatgacaataatCATGAACAAAATGTTACAATGTTTGAAAACAACCACATTAATAACAATACACCACCACCTGATTTGTTAAACCTTTTCCAACTACCTAAATGTTCATCAACTTCCATATCGTTTTCGAACCCGAATCAAGTAATGTATGACCATTTGCCTCCACCACAACAACCTACATTCTTTAAAGAGTTGTTGAATTCGCTTCCTCACGGGTTTAACTTGACGGGTTGTGGGTCGATTTTCGGTGATATGGAGATGGAAACATCAGCTGGTCATGACCATCATCATCTAAATCATACAGTTTTGGAATTTGGTAGTGgaaaaggaaataataatattaataataataaagatactAGTACTAAACATTTTGTTGGTACTGAAAAACATAGAAGACAACAATTGAATGGCAAATTTGAGGCATTAAAAAGTTTGGTCCCAAATCCATCtaaggtatatatttatatgatttttcttaatttttatcaGTTTATGTGTCTTGATACATAATAAcatataaatagtttttttgttttttgaggGTGTTTATTGATACTAGAAACTGTATTTATCTGATTATTTTAGTATGAAATATATAGAAagttaattatgaaaaaatgtGTTTATTGTGTTTTGATGTAAAAGGCATGTACATTTAAATGTGTTTGGTATTTGTTTGTGAAAAATGTTTTATCTGGTTATTTTACTTGTTAAATATTAAATGGCTCCGAATGTCacattttgatataatatataaataaacagtTTTGAGGGTGCTTGGTATGTTTTAGAGTAAAATAATTAAGAGTTATGACTATATTTGTTTATTGCGTTTTGATATTCATAAATAACCAGTTTGCAGGGTGTTTGGCATTGTTTAACCTGATTATTTGATGGTGAAAATAAACAATTTTGATTAACAAGCTTACTGAGTTACTCATTTTTATGGTGAAGTTTTCTATGAATTTGGTAGAaccattttgacttttttttggAAATTCATTTTCTTGCTGAATTACTTACTTGTGGGTATGCTATgcttataaacaaaaaagaCTGATCGCGCCTCGGTGGTTGGAGACGCGATTGATTACATCAATGAGCTCAAAAGGACTGTGGAAGAGCTAAAGATTTTGGTGGAAAGGAAAAGGTGCAGCAGAGGTAGGATGAAAAAGCACAAAACCGACGAGGACTCAACTTTAGACGTCGATAGCATTTACTCAAGGACCAATGGCGCTGGAAATGGCAATGGGGGCGGTGCAGGTGATACTAGTCATGATCAACAGGCTAACTATAATGGTAACTCAACTTCTACAATGAGGACTTCTTGGCTACAAAGGAAATCGAAACACACAGAAATCGATGTTCGTATTATTGATGATGAAGTTACTATTAAGTTAGTGCAGCAAAAGAGGGTCAATTGTTTGTTACTTGTTTCAAAAGTTCTTGATGAACTTCAACTTGATTTAAATCATGTTGCTGGTGGCCTAATTGGTGATTTCTATAGCTATCTTTTTAATACCAAGGTActactttttcatatattacatgttacaagtaaaaacaaatatatctcTCTCTTTATATGTATAGTTTTAAAAGGTTGAAGTTAtttgatatgattttgaatGACATGTGCAGATTTCTGAAGGGTCCTCTGTTTATGCAAGTGCTATAGCCAATAAGCTACTTGAAGTGGTGGACAAACAATATGCAACTTTCCCAGTCACTTCTAGCTACCAAGTAGAGAATTAACACAAGGTACAACTTTTAATGAATAAAGTACAACATCTTATGCAAGAGTTCAATTCACccaatggaagaaaaaaaagaggcaGACACTTTTTACCTGGTGCATCTACATTTGGGCATGCATGTAATACATCTATATGTGCCTCTTAAATTCTTTTAGGCACTGTTATTGTTTCATATTTGATCTCACTaaaaattttcatgtttttgttgGTCTTAGAGATCAATCTGACTATATAAATAAGAGTTTTGCTTTGCTAACCGCAGCAAGCGTTAAACATTTTACTACGTGTTAATCATAACTTATAAGGACTATGGTTAACAAAGtccaatatataattttattttcatagtTACAAATGATAGAAcaatgattttattaatttgttctGCAGATATTTAGCAGGGCAGACAATGAAGAGGGAGGAATTTTTCATAGAGTTTGGAATTTAAACTGACACTTTTTTAGAGTCTTACAACTACACATGTTTTAGTAGAAATAAAGTAGCAGGGGTAATTTGTTTTAGACTTGAAtgaatcatttaaataattgtGTTGTGACTTTGGAAATATAATGTTGTAGACAATTTGGGGCTTTTTACATATCACTTGAAAATGTTTTGTTGGTTTCCTTCATTCCTTGCACTCTTGCAGCATCTTTGATAGTTTGATCATATTACTATACTGCTATTGAACACATATACTTGTTTTCGGCTATTGAACACATTCCAAAAGATACCCATATTGTTGTGTATTCGATTCGGGTCACCTCCTTTTAGGGTGCTATAGAGATTAGTTGAACCAAATATCCGAAACTGCTACATTGGTGCACACAAGGATTCTGGAATACTAATTTGCAGTAgctaaagcaaaaaaaaaaaaaaatacccttCATTTTTGTTGGGCCAGATAGTCTTAACAAAAACCAAGTGGATTCTAAATTCTACATGATCAAATATTTCTGTCTCAAAAACGaaaatgtatatctatatctatattctattATTAAAGATTTCTCTTCCCATGTTGATATGTTAAAAGTTTTGATATGTGAAATACTCATGTTGCCCATATTCTTAAAACTCCAATCAATGAATTCATTGCACTagttttgaaaatgatttgtaACCTTTATAAATCAAATcactaataaattatttatgatcttcaaaagaaaaaaaaaagatatctcAAATAATTGGATAGGTAATATGGATGCATCACTTTTGTATGATCCACATTTATCTGTTTTGCCAATCTCCACATTCATAATTCAAGAGAAAATTATCCATTCAAGTCAAATCAAAGGATAAAACACACAATAGTGAATAAGTTATGCACTTTGTTGTACTGCAGTAATATGTATAGATCTAAAACtgaaaaattcaaatataactGAGAGTAAGGCTTCAACCCTTAGAATGTTGTAAAAATTACAATACTGCAAGAAAGATGGAATGCAATACTATACAACCTTGTTCATTGGATAATCTTACAAAATTTGGAGAAAACTATGTGTATACTCTTCTATAGCCGGAAGATCACTTATTGAACTGCCAAACGCTGAAGATGGTCTAAAAAGATCTCAAAGCTAACATCATCTGTAAAAAGAACATCACCACCAGGCATAGCAGGAGCATCCGAATTATATGTAGCCGAAGGATTTAATTTTGCCAATAGAAAACGAGCCTGCATAAGTTTCATAGTACTAGTAAGGGATATAAAGCATCGTGGATATACTTTTGTTATACTAGGAGATCCGAGTCGGGTTATGTTTTAACTATCAGGTCAAACAGGTATATTAGTAAAAAAAGATAAGTTACCTCAAGGAAATGGGTAGAATGAGTTAATGAGCCTAGAGTTACCGAAAGTGTACGTATAAAACCAGTGAAATTATTTCATTCAGAAAACAACATTATTCTTATAAATTTTGAACTAATAGTGGACacacttattatttatataaaatttaaagctTTCGGACGAAAGTGTTCCAGCCCCACCTCTACAAACATACCCATTTTAAACTGCCCATTTGCCAACTCTAATACTACATATATGGTACAATAGTCAATAGGAAAAACTTGATAATCTGCCACAAAAGAGAACTCATCATGGAATTCATGAGTTTGTCAGGGGAGCATTTGTAGAAACTAACATGGCCGGGTGACACATCTTATGCAGTTATGCGCATTCACAATTTTCGAATTAACTTGAATGGGCAACCATATCTAACATAATATGAACTTGTGAAAACTTTTCCAGTCTTTATACTAAGCAGTTCATTTTATCTTGGTGAAAAGGCAATAAATCTCAAAACATTTATAGCTGAGAAATTTATGACCTGAGAACCATGCTGATCACAAATGACTAATCGAGGTACGGGAAATCGCATCTTTACTATAGCTTCGGCCTCATCAATAGGAGCTTGCAGCAACTGTGCAAAAACCTGCAATTGAGTTATAAGTAACATGTTAGAGTGTCAGCTGCTGAGATATAAAGCACATGATGCTATATTCTATAAAATACACTTATTTGGATTGATGGTAAAGTATTTTGTGTTATGTTGAATGCAATTCTAATAGATACACCAATCTGACTTTCGATCTTAAGTCATGAGTTAATAGTTTCacttgtatatttttaaaacgGTGTTACATGAAAAATTGAATGCAAAAGTAATACGATGttgaaaatcatatatgtatttaaacaGATAATTTTGTTGGCATCATATGAAGCAATCAAAATATAGGGCTCACACGATTATCTAACTTAAGGGGGAGACAGACACGTTTCCTGAAACATTATTCGCAAAGATACAATTTAGAAATATAAGAAAAGTAGAAGTAGGAGATTTGTGAcacatatgaaaaatacaaactGCTCAATTTAGAATTTGTTAATCCATACCAGCTACATTTTCAAAAGATAGACTAACTCTCCATAACAATAGTGAGATAAAGAGGCAGACCAACTCTCGAGATGATGCATGCATCATTCAAGTGTCTTTAATGATAACAATAAGTATGCCATGCACATTCCAAAAGCCCCACTAAATATGGACTGGTTAAATGAAAATACCATCATTACCATTGACCAACTAATTTAAGCCAAACAGATTGGTATGACGGTATTAAAACATCCAAAACCCAACTCTTATAAGCACTACTCAATCATCCAAAATGACGAGCATGTAGGAAAACAATAAGTATTACTGAGGTTGAAGCTGCCTTCAAGATATTCAATAACATGGGAAAACAAAGGATCCATCATTTATTTCAGCTTGTGAAAGAAGACTACCTTGTGTTCAGGTTCGTTTTGGTACCCAGCTTTCCGCCACTGGGCAATAGTAGATCCATGGAATACAACCACCGTAAAATATGAATCCAGAAGAAGGATCCTGTCAGCAGCAATAGAAGCCAC
The sequence above is drawn from the Erigeron canadensis isolate Cc75 chromosome 4, C_canadensis_v1, whole genome shotgun sequence genome and encodes:
- the LOC122598100 gene encoding transcription factor bHLH10-like; the encoded protein is MEPQQQFPLHNNNDNNHEQNVTMFENNHINNNTPPPDLLNLFQLPKCSSTSISFSNPNQVMYDHLPPPQQPTFFKELLNSLPHGFNLTGCGSIFGDMEMETSAGHDHHHLNHTVLEFGSGKGNNNINNNKDTSTKHFVGTEKHRRQQLNGKFEALKSLVPNPSKTDRASVVGDAIDYINELKRTVEELKILVERKRCSRGRMKKHKTDEDSTLDVDSIYSRTNGAGNGNGGGAGDTSHDQQANYNGNSTSTMRTSWLQRKSKHTEIDVRIIDDEVTIKLVQQKRVNCLLLVSKVLDELQLDLNHVAGGLIGDFYSYLFNTKISEGSSVYASAIANKLLEVVDKQYATFPVTSSYQVEN